A single region of the Neodiprion pinetum isolate iyNeoPine1 chromosome 5, iyNeoPine1.2, whole genome shotgun sequence genome encodes:
- the LOC124220626 gene encoding transcription initiation factor TFIID subunit 6 isoform X2 produces MNDNDSIYGTTLSQESMKVIAESIGVGNLPDEAAKDLAEDVSYRLKEIIQDAAKFMHHSKRQRMTAHDIDHALKIKNIEPTYGFFARENVPFRFASGGGRELHFVEDKEIDLNEAVSNSQSWPKLPLEVTLRAHWLCIDGVQPTIPENPPPVSKDAQKVESVDPTSKLTAKGQSVGIGKPGGGGKSQKLRNVETVHVKQLATHELSVEQQLYYKEITEACVGSDEARRAEALQSLSADPGLHEMLARMCTFIAEGVRVNVVQNNLALLIYLMRMVKALLDNPSLYLEKYLHELIPSVATCIVSRQLCMRPEMDNHWALRDFASRLMAQICKNFNTSTNNVQTRVTRMFSQALAKNSQTPLASLYGAIEGLSELGPEVVKALIIPKIKSISERIESCIEGPVLSSIDKNGAGHIKTLLVKVVAPVLKGMRPAPDYVEEYKQDFGYVGPVLCAAVAKARIQPATLTTSATASTTLTTNQQQGPTTVVTKPLVQSVPAGSPGQQAPSRTMILGSGRGGTTPTGGCQKFVILQSRSQTPTMPNVVQTPGQQQQQQQVKITQNSSSHQQKQHLQGSTPKLVVVCMPSSNQNATTTVSQASLTSKPQTVFVTQQSIERSLSPTDEHAFQ; encoded by the exons ATGAATGACAACGATTCGATATACGGGACGACTCTGTCCCAGGAGTCCATGAAAGTGATCGCAGAAAGCATTGGGGTCGGAAATCTTCCTGACGAGGCTGCCAAGGATCTCGCCGAGGATGTAAGCTACAGGCTAAAGGAGATCATTCAG GATGCAGCAAAATTCATGCACCACAGTAAGCGTCAGAGGATGACTGCACACGACATCGACCATGCATTAAAGATAAAGAACATCGAGCCGACATATGGCTTCTTTGCGCGAGAAAACGTCCCCTTCAGATTCGCATCGGGAGGAGGTAGAGAATTGCACTTTGTCGAGGACAAGGAGATAGACTTGAACGAAGCAGTGTCCAACAGCCAGTCGTGGCCTAAGCTACCGCTCGAAGTAACGTTGCGAGCCCATTGGCTTTGCATTGATGGCGTCCAGCCGACGATCCCAGAAAATCCACCTCCTGTATCCAAGG aCGCGCAAAAGGTTGAGAGTGTTGATCCGACAAGCAAGCTCACTGCCAAGGGTCAGAGTGTCGGCATTGGTAAGccgggaggaggaggaaagagTCAAAAGTTGAGAAACGTTGAGACGGTGCATGTAAAGCAGCTTGCTACCCACGAGCTCAGTGTTGAGCAGCAGCTCTACTACAAGGAGATAACCGAGGCCTGCGTTGGATCGGACGAGGCTCGTAGAGCTGAGGCCCTGCAATCTTTGTCTGCGGATCCTGGTTTGCATGAAATGCTTGCCAGAATGTGCACCTTCATCGCCGAAGGCGTCAGGGTCAATGTGGTGCAAAACAATCTCGCACTTCTCATTTACCTCATGAGAATGGTCAAAGCCCTTCTCGACAATCCCAGCCTTTATCTAGAGAAATAC CTGCACGAGCTGATACCGTCAGTAGCGACGTGCATAGTCTCTCGACAGCTGTGCATGAGACCTGAAATGGACAATCATTGGGCGCTGAGAGATTTTGCATCACGCCTGATGGCCCAGATCTGCAAGAACTTCAACACGTCGACGAACAATGTGCAGACCAGAGTTACTCGCATGTTTAGTCAGGCGCTGGCTAAGAATAGTCAG ACGCCCTTGGCCTCGCTCTACGGGGCGATCGAAGGACTCTCTGAGCTCGGCCCAGAGGTGGTCAAGGCGCTGATCATTCCAAAGATAAAATCCATATCTGAGAGGATCGAGAGCTGTATTGAGGGGCCCGTACTTTCCAGTATTGATAAAAACGGTGCTGGTCATATCAAGACGCTGTTAGTT AAAGTTGTCGCTCCTGTGTTGAAAGGCATGCGTCCGGCTCCGGATTACGTTGAAGAGTACAAACAAGACTTTGGATACGTCGGTCCAGTGCTTTGTGCCGCTGTTGCTAAAGCTCGAATCCAACCTGCAACTCTTACCACCTCCGCAACGGCCTCCACCACTCTCACCACAAACCAGCAACAGGGACCAACCACTGTGGTGACAAAACCGCTCGTTCAATCAG TGCCCGCGGGTAGCCCAGGTCAGCAGGCTCCTAGCAGAACGATGATACTGGGTTCCGGCAGGGGTGGAACAACGCCGACGGGCGGCTGTCAGAAGTTCGTCATACTTCAGTCGAGATCGCAGACACCGACGATGCCGAACGTCGTACAAACACCAGgccaacagcagcaacagcagcaggtCAAGATAACGCAAAATAGTTCTAGTCATCAACAAAAGCAACATCTCCAGGGTAGCACCCCAAAACTGGTGGTGGTTTGCATGCCTAGTAGTAACCAGAACGCCACGACCACTGTGTCTCAG GCCAGTCTTACTTCTAAACCACAGACAGTCTTTGTTACTCAACAAAGCATCGAAAGATCTCTGAGCCCCACCGACGAGCACGCTTTTCAATAg
- the LOC124220626 gene encoding transcription initiation factor TFIID subunit 6 isoform X1, producing the protein MNDNDSIYGTTLSQESMKVIAESIGVGNLPDEAAKDLAEDVSYRLKEIIQDAAKFMHHSKRQRMTAHDIDHALKIKNIEPTYGFFARENVPFRFASGGGRELHFVEDKEIDLNEAVSNSQSWPKLPLEVTLRAHWLCIDGVQPTIPENPPPVSKDAQKVESVDPTSKLTAKGQSVGIGKPGGGGKSQKLRNVETVHVKQLATHELSVEQQLYYKEITEACVGSDEARRAEALQSLSADPGLHEMLARMCTFIAEGVRVNVVQNNLALLIYLMRMVKALLDNPSLYLEKYLHELIPSVATCIVSRQLCMRPEMDNHWALRDFASRLMAQICKNFNTSTNNVQTRVTRMFSQALAKNSQVNQFGTPLASLYGAIEGLSELGPEVVKALIIPKIKSISERIESCIEGPVLSSIDKNGAGHIKTLLVKVVAPVLKGMRPAPDYVEEYKQDFGYVGPVLCAAVAKARIQPATLTTSATASTTLTTNQQQGPTTVVTKPLVQSVPAGSPGQQAPSRTMILGSGRGGTTPTGGCQKFVILQSRSQTPTMPNVVQTPGQQQQQQQVKITQNSSSHQQKQHLQGSTPKLVVVCMPSSNQNATTTVSQASLTSKPQTVFVTQQSIERSLSPTDEHAFQ; encoded by the exons ATGAATGACAACGATTCGATATACGGGACGACTCTGTCCCAGGAGTCCATGAAAGTGATCGCAGAAAGCATTGGGGTCGGAAATCTTCCTGACGAGGCTGCCAAGGATCTCGCCGAGGATGTAAGCTACAGGCTAAAGGAGATCATTCAG GATGCAGCAAAATTCATGCACCACAGTAAGCGTCAGAGGATGACTGCACACGACATCGACCATGCATTAAAGATAAAGAACATCGAGCCGACATATGGCTTCTTTGCGCGAGAAAACGTCCCCTTCAGATTCGCATCGGGAGGAGGTAGAGAATTGCACTTTGTCGAGGACAAGGAGATAGACTTGAACGAAGCAGTGTCCAACAGCCAGTCGTGGCCTAAGCTACCGCTCGAAGTAACGTTGCGAGCCCATTGGCTTTGCATTGATGGCGTCCAGCCGACGATCCCAGAAAATCCACCTCCTGTATCCAAGG aCGCGCAAAAGGTTGAGAGTGTTGATCCGACAAGCAAGCTCACTGCCAAGGGTCAGAGTGTCGGCATTGGTAAGccgggaggaggaggaaagagTCAAAAGTTGAGAAACGTTGAGACGGTGCATGTAAAGCAGCTTGCTACCCACGAGCTCAGTGTTGAGCAGCAGCTCTACTACAAGGAGATAACCGAGGCCTGCGTTGGATCGGACGAGGCTCGTAGAGCTGAGGCCCTGCAATCTTTGTCTGCGGATCCTGGTTTGCATGAAATGCTTGCCAGAATGTGCACCTTCATCGCCGAAGGCGTCAGGGTCAATGTGGTGCAAAACAATCTCGCACTTCTCATTTACCTCATGAGAATGGTCAAAGCCCTTCTCGACAATCCCAGCCTTTATCTAGAGAAATAC CTGCACGAGCTGATACCGTCAGTAGCGACGTGCATAGTCTCTCGACAGCTGTGCATGAGACCTGAAATGGACAATCATTGGGCGCTGAGAGATTTTGCATCACGCCTGATGGCCCAGATCTGCAAGAACTTCAACACGTCGACGAACAATGTGCAGACCAGAGTTACTCGCATGTTTAGTCAGGCGCTGGCTAAGAATAGTCAGGTAAATCAATTCGGG ACGCCCTTGGCCTCGCTCTACGGGGCGATCGAAGGACTCTCTGAGCTCGGCCCAGAGGTGGTCAAGGCGCTGATCATTCCAAAGATAAAATCCATATCTGAGAGGATCGAGAGCTGTATTGAGGGGCCCGTACTTTCCAGTATTGATAAAAACGGTGCTGGTCATATCAAGACGCTGTTAGTT AAAGTTGTCGCTCCTGTGTTGAAAGGCATGCGTCCGGCTCCGGATTACGTTGAAGAGTACAAACAAGACTTTGGATACGTCGGTCCAGTGCTTTGTGCCGCTGTTGCTAAAGCTCGAATCCAACCTGCAACTCTTACCACCTCCGCAACGGCCTCCACCACTCTCACCACAAACCAGCAACAGGGACCAACCACTGTGGTGACAAAACCGCTCGTTCAATCAG TGCCCGCGGGTAGCCCAGGTCAGCAGGCTCCTAGCAGAACGATGATACTGGGTTCCGGCAGGGGTGGAACAACGCCGACGGGCGGCTGTCAGAAGTTCGTCATACTTCAGTCGAGATCGCAGACACCGACGATGCCGAACGTCGTACAAACACCAGgccaacagcagcaacagcagcaggtCAAGATAACGCAAAATAGTTCTAGTCATCAACAAAAGCAACATCTCCAGGGTAGCACCCCAAAACTGGTGGTGGTTTGCATGCCTAGTAGTAACCAGAACGCCACGACCACTGTGTCTCAG GCCAGTCTTACTTCTAAACCACAGACAGTCTTTGTTACTCAACAAAGCATCGAAAGATCTCTGAGCCCCACCGACGAGCACGCTTTTCAATAg
- the mTerf3 gene encoding transcription termination factor 3, mitochondrial: protein MFSCHSIAMLRRCGRHLTLNMKSLEVSLTIPTISQCSKFATDIVDQKKVIDYSSVNQLQASEAKSTDSVPKVDHRTVANYEYADEILDVDLLMEKLKRDRPGPLEPCDSDLSHLGPYFPATFNFAAYANKSPMIQKLAELGVNFAKIEKRNGLMKFLLPLDFEKDMKYHIRFLNDCGVPADYLGEFLTKNPLIFKEHLDDLYTRIRYLSAHNFTPDMITRIVMKNPYWVMFSTKRIDARLGHFQKTFNLSGKEIRKLATRLPKLITYNMNHVNGNTFAVKEEMGFEDYQTKILLLNHPSIWTKNRSFVVEVFDYVHNIMKLSHDAITQQPLILTCRLHRIKQRHMFLKKLDRAQYDPEKPLYVPLRSIVLDSDSDFCMEFAKMPVETFNRFLKSL from the exons ATGTTTTCGTGCCACTCAATAGCTATGTTACGTCGATGTGGTCGACACCTTACCCTCAATATGAAAAGTCTAGAAGTATCTCTGACCATTCCGACAATCAGCCAATGCTCAAAATTTGCCACCGACATCGTCGACcagaaaaaagtaattgattATAGTTCGGTCAATCAGTTGCAAGCCAGTGAAGCAAAGAGCACAGATTCTGTTCCAAAAGTAGATCACAGAACAGTGGCAAACTATGAGTACGCCGATGAAATTCTTGATGTTGATCTCCTGATGGAGAAGCTTAAAAGAGATCGTCCAGGTCCCCTTGAACCCTGCGATTCTGACCTTTCGCACCTCGGTCCATATTTTCCAGCAACTTTCAACTTCGCAGCGTACGCAAACAAGTCGCCAATGATACAGAAGCTTGCGGAGCTTGGCGTGAACTTTGCCAAGATCGAGAAACGTAACGGTTTAATGAAGTTTCTGCTGCCTCTGGACTTTGAGAAGGACATGAAATACCATATAAGATTTTTAAACGACTGCGGAGTCCCGGCAGATTACCTTGGCGAATTTCTCACCAAGAATCCATTAATATTCAAAGAGCATCTGGATGATCTTTACACAAGGATACGATACCTCAGTGCTCACAATTTCACACCAGATATGATCACTCGAATTGTTATGAAAAATCCCTACTGGGTAATGTTTAGCACTAAGAGAATCGATGCCAGACTTGGACACTTCCAAAAAACGTTCAACCTCAGTGGCAAAGAGATCAGGAAACTCGCCACGAGGCTACCCAAACTCATTACCTACAACATGAACCACGTTAATGGTAATACTTTTGCTGTTAAGGAGGAAATGGGATTTGAAGATTATCAGACCAAGATTCTTCTACTTAATCATCCAAGCATTTGGACAAAAA ACCGTTCATTTGTCGTCGAAGTTTTTGACTATGTGCACAACATAATGAAATTATCGCACGATGCCATAACACAGCAGCCACTAATATTGACGTGTAGATTGCACAGAATCAAACAGAGGCatatgtttttgaaaaaattggacCGGGCTCAGTACGATCCTGAAAAACCGTTGTACGTTCCTCTTCGATCCATAGTACTTGATTCGGATTCAGATTTTTGTATGGAGTTTGCCAAGATGCCGGTAGAAACTTTCAATAGGTTTTTGAAATCtttgtaa
- the LOC124220387 gene encoding endoplasmic reticulum-Golgi intermediate compartment protein 3, which produces MKISEKLRQFDAYPKTIEDFSVKTFGGAIVTIISTTIIFGLFMSELNDYFTPSLSEELFVDTSRGSRLRINLDLIVPAISCDLLSLDAMDTTGEQHLQIDHNVFKRRLDLDGKPIEEPQKTDIANTKSPEKSTEVSAENSTVEACGDCYGAASEALGIKCCNTCEEVREAYRMRKWAFPDPSTISQCKNDKSVEKMKHAFAEGCQIYGYIEVNRVGGSFHIAPGESFSVNHVHVHDVQPYASTQFNMTHKIRHLSFGLNIPGKTNPMDDTTIVATEGAMMFQHYIKIVPTTYVRSDGSTLLTNQFSVTRHSRQVSLFTGESGMPGIFFSYELSPLMVKYTEKEKSFGHFATNLCAIVGGVFTVAGLIDSILYHSVRAIQKKIEIGKFS; this is translated from the exons ATGAAGATATCCGAAAAGCTGCGTCAGTTTGACGCCTATCCAAAAACCATCGAAGATTTCAGCGTAAAAACATTCGGCGGAGCGATTG TTACCATTATCAGCACGACGATAATTTTCGGCCTTTTTATGTCCGAATTGAACGACTATTTCACGCCAAGTTTGAGCGAGGAACTGTTCGTCGATACTTCGAGGGGTTCGAGATTGAGGATTAATTTGGACTTGATTGTGCCAGCAATATCCTGCGACC TACTTTCCCTGGACGCAATGGACACGACGGGAGAGCAGCACCTCCAGATAGATCATAATGTATTCAAACGGCGACTCGACCTCGACGGAAAACCCATTGAGGAGCCGCAAAAAACTG ACATCGCTAACACGAAGTCACCGGAAAAATCTACTGAAGTG TCAGCGGAAAATAGTACCGTCGAGGCTTGCGGAGATTGTTACGGAGCTGCAAGTGAAGCGCTCGGAATAAA gTGCTGCAACACTTGCGAAGAAGTGAGAGAAGCTTATAGAATGCGCAAATGGGCGTTTCCGGACCCGTCAACCATAAGTCAATGCAAAAATGACAAGTCCGTTGAGAAAATGAAGCACGCCTTTGCGGAAGGTTGTCAAATATACGGATACATAGAGGTGAATCGTGTCGGCGGCAGTTTTCACATCGCACCAGGCGAAAGTTTTTCCGTCAATCACGTGCAcg TTCACGACGTTCAGCCTTACGCTTCAACGCAATTCAACATGACTCACAAAATACGTCACCTAAGTTTCGGGCTCAACATTCCGGGAAAAACGAATCCAATGGACGACACAACGATTGTCGCCACGGAAG GTGCGATGATGTTCCAGCACTACATAAAGATTGTTCCAACGACGTACGTGAGATCGGACGGTTCGACGTTGTTGACGAATCAATTTTCTGTTACCCGACATTCACGTCAAGTGTCCCTGTTCACGGGTGAATCCGGTATGCCGGGTATATTTTTTAGCTATGAATTAAGTCCACTTATGGTTAAATACACCGAGAAGGAAAAATCCTTCGGACATTTTGCAACAAATTTATGCGCTATAGTTGGCGGTGTTTTTACTGTCGCTGGTTTGATAGACTCGATTCTTTATCATTCCGTAAGAgcgatacagaaaaaaattgaaataggAAAATTTAGCTAG
- the LOC124220390 gene encoding reactive oxygen species modulator 1, protein MPVIPGGAYQQGGPSCWDRMKMGFGIGFCVGMASGALFGGFSALRYGMRGRELINNVGKVMIQGGGTFGTFMAIGTGIRC, encoded by the exons ATGCCTGTTATACCGGGAGGAGCGTATCAACAAGGGGGTCCCTCATGTTGGGATAGAATGAAAATGGGATTTGGGATTGGATTTTGCGTCGGCATGGCGTCTGGCGCACTTTTCGGTGGTTTTTCAGCTCTTAG GTATGGAATGAGGGGTAGAGAGCTGATTAACAACGTTGGTAAAGTGATGATCCAGGGTGGCGGAACGTTTGGTACATTCATGGCAATAGGAACGGGAATAAGATGCTAG